In Puntigrus tetrazona isolate hp1 chromosome 7, ASM1883169v1, whole genome shotgun sequence, the following are encoded in one genomic region:
- the fhod1 gene encoding LOW QUALITY PROTEIN: FH1/FH2 domain-containing protein 1 (The sequence of the model RefSeq protein was modified relative to this genomic sequence to represent the inferred CDS: inserted 1 base in 1 codon): MATITCRVQYLEDSDPFVCSNFPEPRRPLQYDLNEHLLLNEQIAGVHKLLEAPLKLEECALQLASNGNYLDLESSLAEQRDDLEQLYDDVEKGKKPILILRTQLSVRVHSILEKLYNSHGPELRRSLFSLKQLFQDDKDLVPEFVISEGLSCFIKVGAEADHNYQNYILRALSQIMLFVDGMNGVVNHNETVQWLYTLTGSLSRLVVKTALKLLIVFVEYTESNSPLLIQAVSIVDGKRGVKPWRYLTEILSEKNGSDTELLIYTMTLINKTLSALPDQDSFYDVTDCLEKLGMESIVQKHMTSSGTEGDLKQQFIIYENALKYEDGEIDEGAPNVRKDRRKLTPSEQEGRRSRRSSSHSLTDSSFRPASPTVSVSSNSPTPEVMRTTSPQLSDSSYSPVPGSPVLISPSSMTSGSPTPPFTPASNGAESTATAEQEHSLGRSFMSQYIAHMGISRRRLKKERSISEETSSISSRASFTETDSPQGILSQTGADRTEGKRVFKQQQADSVCPESVNRDLPVLRNYEDNFLRSLAASQWEKKRKSYGAHERPSLSESVASTDIEPSTEAEQPVSSSTTAGSISGQESQGVNLTRHTLEQPEDTTTAHNEAEGGLQRQGSAVEQHSTLSNDRKFMLDMLYSKNNTSGGLKSPSLESALEDHGITSMAKRLSRLQSQTSQPTEDTSRRADLEIPEGTAQAARARLAEEKNKKLRPQYSIEAETHSQSLEKTLMTPLSRSSQDAWEKLQPSSRPLRIKDLDFSDLMEEEDIDVLDIDTFDTGLPNRVPPPPPPVPGLGSAPPPPPPXPPPPPGPPGLAPPPPPPLPTGGLMVPPPPPPPGLFPLSPSQGNDPAFLKKRKTVKLFWKELKQPDSPRKCKFGRGTVWASLDKVAVDTAKLEHLFESKGKDLPVAKKGAEIKKAAILVLDPKRSNAINIGMTVLPAIHVIKSAILTFDEFAISKEGIEKILTMTPTDEEKQKIQEAQLANPDVPLGTAEQFLLTLSSISGLSARLQLWAFKLNYETLEKEIAEPLFDLKLGMEQLAKNKTFKRILATLLAIGNFLNSSSAKGFELSYLEKVTEVKDTVHRQSLLHHTCNFVVENYPDTTDLYSEIPAITRSAKVDFEQLSENLIQLERKCKASWDNLKVVAKHEAKPNLKNKMTEFLKDCTERIIILKVVHRRIINRFHSFLLYLGQPSYSVRDTKVTQFCKIISEFALEYRTTRERVLTQKRKRAVHRERTKTRGKLITETEKFSGAVPQLSLEDHPSPVSSTVESEPAQEEHENMKNLLIANNDNSKLRRSRAVRKILTTGGDTSPVSPTPQLSDEEGPYESDSAPTSPVESQSAQNDDDDDDEGFGKVNTSMSVAKEDSPSSQDDATDEIMDRLVKSVTQNPTERESSPKTRKRSRLNRKSLRRTLKSGLSVDVVQALGLGSTNGKV, translated from the exons AGAAGTTGTATAATTCCCATGGTCCTGAGCTTCGGCGGTCCTTGTTTTCATTAAAGCAACTCTTTCAG gATGATAAGGATTTGGTTCCAGAGTTTGTGATCTCCGAGGGACTGTCATGTTTCATTAAAGTAGGTGCTGAGGCAGATCATAACTACCAGAACTACATTCTCAGAG CTCTCAGTCAGATCATGCTGTTTGTGGATGGAATGAACGGTGTTGTGAACCACAATGAAACAGTACAGTGGTTGTACACACTGACTGGCAGCCTG TCTCGACTGGTTGTGAAGACTGCTCTAAAGTTGCTGATAGTGTTTGTGGAGTACACTGAGTCCAACAGTCCACTGCTTATTCAAGCTGTCAGCATTGTGGATGGCAAGAGAG GTGTGAAGCCTTGGAGGTATCTAACAGAGATCCTGTCAGAGAAGAATGGATCAGACACAGAGCTGCTCATCTACACCATGACCCTCATCAACAAG ACTCTGTCTGCGCTTCCCGATCAGGACTCATTTTATGATGTGACAGACTGTTTGGAGAAGCTAGGAATGGAAAGCATCGTCCAGAAACACATGACTAGCAGCGGCACAGAGGGTGACCTTAAACAACAATTCATAATTTATGAG AATGCCCTTAAGTATGAAGACGGTGAGATCGATGAAGGGGCACCAAATGTCCGTAAAGACAGAAGGAAACTGACACCAAGCGAGCAGGAGGGCAGAAGGAGCCGCCGGTCATCTTCTCACAGTCTTACAGACAGTTCCTTTCGACCAGCTTCCCCAACTGTATCAGTCTCGTCCAACAGCCCTACCCCAG aggTGATGCGAACAACCTCCCCTCAGCTCTCAGACTCGTCTTACTCTCCTGTTCCTGGCAGTCCTGTGTTGATCAGTCCCTCGTCTATGACCTCTGGCTCCCCCACTCCTCCTTTCACTCCGGCCTCTAACGGAGCAGAGTCTACAGCTACAGCTGAGCAGGAACACAGCTT GGGGCGCTCTTTTATGAGTCAGTACATAGCTCACATGGGGATTTCTAGACGGAGGTTAAAAAAGGAGAGGTCTATATCAGAGGAAACCTCAAGCATCTCCAGCAG AGCGTCTTTCACAGAAACAGACTCTCCTCAGGGGATCCTTTCCCAGACGGGAGCAGACCGGACGGAGGGAAAGCGAGTCTTCAA ACAGCAGCAGGCAGACAGTGTTTG TCCAGAGAGTGTGAATAGAGACTTGCCGGTTCTGAGGAATTATGA AGACAATTTCTTACGTAGTCTGGCTGCATCCCAGTGGGAGAAGAAAAGGAAGTCATACGGCGCACACGAGAGACCTTCTCTGAGCGAGAGTGTGGCGTCTACAGATATAGAGCCATCTACTGAAGCCGAGCAGCCGGTCTCCAGCTCAACCACTGCAG GATCTATTAGTGGTCAGGAGTCTCAAGGGGTAAACTTGACCAGGCACACCCTGGAGCAGCCAGAGGACACAACAACAGCCCACAATGAAGCAG AGGGTGGTTTGCAGCGTCAGGGCAGTGCAGTGGAACAGCACAGCACCCTCTCTAATGACAGGAAGTTCATGTTGGATATGCTCTACTCCAAAAACAACACCTCTGGAGGCTTAAAAAGTCCTAGTCTGGAAAGTGCACTTGAGGATCATGGGATCACCAGTATGGCCAAACGGCTCTCCAGACTGCAGTCTCAGACTTCTCAGCCCACAGAGGACACATCCAGACGGGCAGACCTGGAGATCCCTGAAGGTACTGCTCAAGCTGCTCGTGCCAGGCTAGCGGAGGAAAAGAACAAGAAGCTGCGTCCACAGTACAGTATTGAAGCAGAGACTCATTCACAGAGTTTAGAGAAGACACTGATGACGCCATTATCCAGGAGTAGTCAGGATGCCTGGGAGAAGCTGCAGCCCAGCTCCAGACCTCTGCGGATTAAAGATCTTGACTTCTCCGATCTGATGGAGGAGGAGGATATCGATGTGCTGGATATAGACACTTTTGACACCGGTTTGCCCAATCGAGTACCACCGCCCCCTCCTCCAGTGCCAGGACTGGGCTCTGCTCCCCCACCTCCCCctc cccctcctcctccccctGGACCTCCTGGTCTggctccacctcctcctcctccacttcCTACTGGAGGTTTGATGgtgcctcctcctcctcctcctccaggaCTCTTCCCTCTGTCCCCATCTCAAGGGAATGATCCGGCATTTCTAAAGAAACGGAAAACGGTCAAGTTGTTCTGGAAAGAGCTTAAGCAGCCCGACAGCCCCAGGAAGTGCAAGTTTGGGCGGGGCACAGTTTGGGCTTCACTTGATAAGGTTGCAGTCGATACAGCTAAGCTGGAACACCTGTTTGAGTCCAAAGGAAAGGACCTTCCAGTAGCAAAG AAAGGTGCTGAGATCAAGAAAGCAGCAATTTTAGTGCTTGATCCGAAGAGAAGCAATGCCATCAACATCGGCATGACTGTTTTGCCTGCTATACATGTCATTAAAAGTGCCATCCTCACCTTTGATGAGTTTGCAATCAGTAAAGAGGGCATAGAG AAAATCCTGACCATGACTCCAACAGATGAAGAGAAACAGAAGATTCAGGAGGCGCAGCTGGCCAACCCTGATGTACCGCTGGGCACAGCAGAGCAGTTCCTGCTCACTCTCTCGTCCATCAGTGGTCTCTCAGCCAGATTACAGCTATGGGCCTTTAAACTGAACTATGAGACCCTGGAGAAG GAGATTGCAGAGCCTCTTTTTGACCTGAAACTGGGTATGGAACAACTCGCCAAAAACAAAACCTTCAAGCGTATCCTAGCAACACTACTGGCCATTGGCAACTTCCTCAATAGCTCCAGT GCTAAGGGCTTTGAGCTCAGTTATCTGGAGAAGGTTACTGAGGTGAAGGACACAGTGCATAGGCAGTCTCTGCTTCATCATACCTGCAATTTTGTGGTGGAAAACTACCCAGATACAACAGACCTTTATTCTGAGATCCCTGCTATCACACGCTCTGCTAAA GTGGATTTTGAGCAGTTGTCTGAAAACCTGATTCAGTTGGAGAGAAAATGCAAAGCATCTTGGGACAACCTTAAAGTAGTGGCCAAACACGAAGCTAAACCTaacttgaaaaacaaaatgacagaatttctgAAAGACTGTACTGAAAGGATCATCATCCTGAAAGTAGTGCATAGACGCATTAttaatag GTTTCATTCCTTCTTGCTGTACTTGGGTCAGCCCTCATACTCTGTGCGGGATACTAAAGTAACTCAGTTTTGTAAGATCATCAGTGAGTTTGCCCTTGAGTACCGCACCACGCGAGAGAGAGTCCTCACCCAGAAACGCAAACGTGCCGTCCACCGGGAGCGCACCAAGACCCGAGGCAAACTGATCACGGAG ACGGAGAAGTTTTCTGGAGCAGTTCCACAGCTGTCTCTGGAGGACCACCCATCTCCGGTTTCTTCAACAGTAGAATCAGAGCCAGCCCAAGAGGAGCATGAGAACATGAAAAACCTGCTCATCGCCAACAACGACAACAGCAAGCTGCGCAGGAGTCGTGCTGTACGAA AGATTCTAACTACTGGTGGGGACACTTCTCCAGTTTCACCAACTCCTCAGTTGAGTGATGAAG AGGGGCCTTATGAGTCTGACAGCGCTCCTACTTCACCAGTAGAGAGCCAGTCAGCAcagaatgatgatgatgatgatgatgaag GTTTTGGCAAGGTTAACACCAGCATGTCTGTAGCCAAAGAGGACAGCCCCAGCTCACAGGACGATGCCACAGATGAGATCATGGATCGTCTGGTTAAATCTGTCACCCAGAATCCCACAGAGAGGGAGTCTAGTCCAAAAACACGAAAACGTTCGCGGCTTAACAGAAAGTCAT TGCGGAGGACTCTGAAGAGTGGGCTGAGTGTGGATGTGGTGCAGGCCCTTGGCCTCGGCAGTACTAACGGGAAGGTGTGA